One genomic window of Mucilaginibacter sp. SJ includes the following:
- a CDS encoding sensor histidine kinase, translating to MKKKQRELLKEMAAHIFAWALYFIYENAAVFLIYPKRVFLVSSCFYFLLNAIFFYGNYQLILIVGVDKFKYLKRIIIVVCLCIIYLNTNYALMILIRDISLPTSMFTASIREFTILRIFRFLYIISISYTYWLIKDKLKMERNLLSAEKSRYLEIQKTAEMEKEKIKSELNYLRLQINPHFLFNTLSLIYTEVIKYSEKASESIMLLSNILRNILANPDSDGKVWLKDEIEHITNLIKIHQLRFDKKMSIQLSIPEDELSADKKIIPFILITLVENAFKHGDLLDKQHATVIDLSIKDEQLFFTLHNKKKSNNLLRPGFGIGMKNIEQRLGLAYSNKHSLKIIDNTNFYSVILRIPLNHDELYNN from the coding sequence ATGAAAAAAAAACAACGTGAGTTGCTTAAAGAGATGGCTGCTCATATTTTCGCATGGGCATTATACTTCATTTATGAGAATGCCGCGGTGTTCTTGATTTATCCCAAAAGAGTCTTTCTTGTAAGCTCATGTTTTTACTTTTTATTAAACGCCATTTTCTTTTACGGAAACTATCAGCTCATACTGATAGTTGGGGTTGATAAGTTTAAGTATCTGAAAAGGATTATTATCGTTGTGTGTTTGTGCATTATTTATCTTAATACCAATTACGCTTTGATGATTTTGATTCGCGATATTTCCCTGCCTACCAGTATGTTCACTGCCTCCATTAGAGAGTTCACAATACTAAGGATATTTCGCTTTTTATATATTATCTCCATTAGTTATACATACTGGTTGATTAAAGACAAATTGAAGATGGAAAGGAACTTGTTGTCAGCTGAAAAATCCAGATATCTTGAAATTCAGAAAACGGCAGAAATGGAGAAAGAAAAAATCAAATCGGAACTGAACTATCTAAGATTACAAATTAATCCCCACTTTTTATTTAACACGCTGAGTTTGATTTATACAGAGGTCATTAAATATTCAGAGAAAGCTTCTGAAAGTATAATGTTGCTCTCAAACATATTGAGAAATATTCTTGCAAATCCAGACAGCGATGGGAAAGTATGGTTAAAAGATGAAATAGAACATATTACCAATCTTATCAAAATTCACCAATTAAGATTTGATAAAAAAATGTCCATCCAACTGAGCATACCTGAAGACGAACTATCTGCTGATAAAAAAATCATACCCTTTATATTGATTACACTGGTTGAAAATGCATTTAAACACGGCGATTTATTAGATAAACAACATGCGACAGTAATTGATCTTAGTATAAAAGACGAGCAACTGTTTTTTACACTGCATAATAAGAAAAAAAGCAACAATTTATTGCGTCCGGGCTTCGGCATCGGAATGAAGAATATTGAGCAACGTCTTGGCCTTGCCTATTCAAATAAGCATTCTTTGAAAATTATAGATAATACAAATTTTTATTCAGTCATTTTAAGAATCCCCCTGAACCACGATGAATTGTATAATAATTGA
- a CDS encoding glycosyltransferase, with amino-acid sequence MEKKIKILFGMESTGGGSLKHLIYLITHLDREIFDMTLMYSLRTGSENEEIDKLKLLGINIIRMQMPKDISFSKDMICLFKVTSFLMRNKFDIVHAHSSKAGFYFRIASLLNKVPTVIYTPHCFYYQSKSGMKRTFFELLERGLGLISDKIVVSENERLQGVRSRIAPADKFVNINNAIDFNDYVEYERETCLKHLGLHDSAVVIGSVGRLVKQKDMLTLIWAAGQLIKEVPDLYFIIAGMGEEEDLLQAEIAKLGLLNRVLLVGWEYNIDKIFSAIDIFVSTSLWEGLPYVILEAMFYKKPIVATDIGYQHVLVDNESCYLVPVQDVLTLCEKLKLLVNDRELRHEFGKKNRINFDLNFSFKKFVKQHEQLYLKLFNKN; translated from the coding sequence GTGGAAAAGAAAATTAAGATATTATTTGGGATGGAATCAACAGGTGGCGGATCTCTAAAACACCTGATCTATTTAATTACGCATCTTGATAGGGAAATCTTTGATATGACCCTTATGTATTCTTTAAGAACAGGAAGTGAAAATGAAGAGATCGATAAATTGAAATTACTCGGTATAAACATTATTCGAATGCAAATGCCAAAAGATATTTCTTTTTCGAAAGATATGATCTGTCTTTTTAAGGTCACAAGTTTTTTGATGCGAAATAAATTTGATATTGTTCATGCCCATAGCTCAAAAGCTGGTTTCTATTTCAGGATAGCATCATTACTTAATAAAGTTCCAACTGTTATTTATACACCGCACTGTTTTTATTATCAAAGCAAGTCTGGTATGAAAAGGACTTTTTTTGAACTCCTTGAACGCGGGTTAGGCCTTATATCAGATAAGATCGTGGTATCAGAAAATGAGCGGCTGCAGGGCGTAAGATCCAGAATAGCTCCAGCAGATAAATTTGTTAATATTAACAATGCCATTGATTTTAATGATTATGTAGAATACGAACGAGAGACCTGCTTGAAACATCTGGGTTTGCACGATAGCGCCGTTGTAATCGGTTCAGTAGGGAGGTTGGTGAAGCAAAAAGATATGCTCACCTTAATATGGGCTGCCGGGCAACTCATAAAAGAAGTCCCTGATCTTTATTTTATCATTGCCGGGATGGGTGAAGAAGAAGACCTGTTGCAGGCGGAGATAGCAAAACTGGGACTTTTGAATCGCGTGCTGTTAGTGGGCTGGGAATATAATATTGACAAAATATTTTCTGCGATAGATATTTTCGTAAGTACATCGTTGTGGGAAGGGTTACCCTACGTTATTTTGGAGGCGATGTTTTATAAAAAGCCAATCGTGGCAACAGATATTGGCTATCAGCACGTTCTCGTGGATAATGAAAGTTGTTACCTTGTGCCCGTTCAGGATGTATTGACACTTTGTGAAAAATTAAAATTGTTAGTGAATGATCGGGAACTTCGCCATGAGTTCGGAAAAAAGAACAGGATTAATTTCGACCTTAATTTTTCGTTTAAAAAATTTGTGAAACAGCATGAGCAGCTCTATCTGAAGCTATTTAACAAGAACTGA
- a CDS encoding glycosyltransferase family 4 protein yields the protein MIVAYILAKYPNLTETFIQNEITALRQRGLIIQILAIDKEDVPSVEAADTLGTIIYYGKNFAFDKFLAHLHCIAFYGYKYFRTLIASLFINDKSFCDPLHNLKAFSISVYFLYRLRRSPVRLVHAHFINMPATIASLLSRLSGLPYSCSAHAHDIYTGNVSDINRKIAGSVFTVTCTAANKDYLLKLCADNYHDKIIHIYHGIDTSVWPSRIYNPNIIKPVKILSIGRLVEKKGFNYLLEVVSILKENGLDVRCTIVGDGPLKKKLKNQAKELFIEDVVTFHGAQPHEHIKDLYAGCDFFVLPCHISKDGDRDGLPNVLLEAIALGIPVISSNISAIPELVKHRFTGMLNAAGDSKSIADNIMELTSNPELRRSLSVNGRSMIEESFAMNNCTSRLKELLDKAASGGKEN from the coding sequence ATGATTGTCGCTTATATTTTGGCAAAGTATCCAAACCTTACAGAAACCTTTATTCAAAATGAGATTACCGCCTTGCGGCAGCGCGGTTTAATAATACAGATTTTAGCAATTGATAAGGAAGATGTTCCTTCAGTGGAAGCTGCCGATACTTTGGGCACTATAATTTACTATGGCAAAAATTTTGCGTTTGATAAGTTTTTAGCCCATTTACATTGTATTGCTTTTTATGGATATAAATATTTTAGAACCCTTATCGCTTCACTGTTTATAAATGATAAATCGTTTTGTGATCCTCTGCATAATTTAAAAGCATTTTCAATAAGTGTATATTTCCTTTACCGCTTAAGAAGGTCTCCGGTAAGGCTCGTACACGCACATTTCATTAATATGCCCGCAACAATAGCCTCATTGTTGTCACGGTTATCTGGCTTGCCGTATAGTTGCAGTGCACATGCCCATGATATATATACGGGGAATGTCAGTGACATTAATCGTAAGATTGCCGGATCAGTGTTTACGGTAACGTGCACAGCAGCAAATAAGGATTATCTTTTAAAACTTTGCGCGGATAATTATCACGATAAAATAATTCATATATATCATGGTATAGACACCAGCGTTTGGCCTTCTCGGATTTATAATCCTAACATAATAAAGCCTGTTAAAATTCTTTCTATTGGCAGGTTGGTCGAAAAAAAAGGCTTTAACTATCTATTAGAGGTTGTTTCAATTTTGAAAGAAAATGGATTGGATGTCCGCTGCACGATCGTGGGTGATGGCCCATTAAAAAAAAAATTAAAAAACCAAGCTAAGGAACTATTTATTGAAGATGTGGTAACCTTTCATGGTGCACAACCTCATGAACATATTAAAGATTTGTATGCTGGCTGCGATTTTTTTGTTTTGCCATGTCATATAAGCAAAGATGGTGATCGTGACGGTTTGCCCAATGTCCTGTTGGAAGCTATAGCCCTGGGAATACCTGTGATTTCCAGCAACATTTCCGCTATTCCGGAATTAGTTAAACATAGATTTACAGGAATGCTAAATGCTGCCGGCGATTCTAAGTCGATCGCTGACAATATTATGGAGCTAACGAGCAATCCCGAACTGCGAAGGTCTCTGTCAGTTAATGGGCGGAGTATGATTGAAGAGAGTTTTGCTATGAATAATTGTACATCCCGTCTGAAAGAACTTTTAGATAAAGCAGCAAGCGGTGGAAAAGAAAATTAA
- a CDS encoding glycosyltransferase family 4 protein, with amino-acid sequence MSWCENNVNRYHLNLLPMVHVLINGLLLINNYSGVQYSIEYFIDSLGNIKSADHIFTVLVSKNYTGSLSPAENLIIRRVGFDSADRAKRIWFENFSLPKLFIESGFDLYHSLGYTLPIFSRIPSIVTVHDLIALDFPAFCKNETAIYYNAFIPRSLSIAKKIIAVSNTVKTDILSKFPDVPEHKVEVVYHGLHKRFSDIDDWDPLITLRAKYNLPDDFFLFVGNIEPKKNLSNLIKAFLYLKTTHKIGQKLLIVGAKGWKYTEVMDFWEHNLMKNEIVFLGYVQESDLPGIYSLAQLFIFPSFYEGFGLPVIEAMACGCPVIISDRGALPEISGGLCEQVNPDCVTEIAHAILKIIRWEVNRRTERVALGKGWSKGFTWEAAGAKALRIYTSVYNSLLHTNRGI; translated from the coding sequence GTGAGTTGGTGCGAAAATAATGTTAATCGCTATCATTTGAATCTTTTGCCAATGGTGCACGTTCTGATTAACGGGTTATTATTAATTAATAATTATTCTGGAGTACAGTACTCAATTGAGTACTTTATAGATTCGCTGGGTAATATCAAATCTGCTGATCATATATTTACTGTACTCGTATCAAAAAATTATACTGGAAGTTTAAGTCCGGCAGAGAATCTCATCATCCGCAGAGTCGGATTCGACTCTGCAGACAGAGCAAAACGAATTTGGTTTGAAAATTTTTCTTTGCCAAAACTTTTTATTGAAAGCGGTTTTGATCTTTATCATTCCCTCGGTTATACATTACCTATTTTTTCGAGGATACCATCAATTGTAACAGTTCATGATTTGATAGCACTGGATTTTCCTGCTTTTTGTAAAAATGAAACGGCGATATACTATAATGCTTTTATACCAAGGTCGTTGAGTATCGCAAAAAAAATAATAGCAGTTTCTAATACGGTCAAAACAGATATTTTATCTAAGTTTCCGGATGTACCGGAGCATAAAGTCGAAGTTGTATATCATGGCTTGCACAAGAGATTTTCCGATATTGATGATTGGGATCCCCTGATAACGCTGAGGGCTAAATATAATCTACCGGATGATTTTTTCCTGTTTGTTGGCAATATTGAGCCAAAGAAAAACCTATCAAATTTAATCAAAGCTTTTTTGTACTTAAAAACCACACATAAGATAGGTCAAAAATTGCTAATAGTGGGGGCCAAAGGCTGGAAGTACACTGAGGTGATGGATTTTTGGGAGCATAACTTAATGAAAAACGAGATTGTATTTTTAGGATATGTGCAGGAATCAGATCTGCCCGGTATATATAGTCTTGCACAATTATTTATATTTCCCTCTTTTTACGAAGGCTTCGGGTTACCTGTTATAGAAGCCATGGCTTGTGGTTGCCCTGTTATCATATCAGACAGGGGCGCATTGCCTGAGATATCAGGTGGTTTATGCGAACAGGTGAATCCTGATTGCGTTACAGAAATAGCACATGCAATTCTTAAAATAATAAGATGGGAAGTAAACCGAAGAACGGAAAGGGTTGCACTGGGGAAAGGATGGAGCAAAGGTTTTACATGGGAAGCTGCAGGTGCCAAGGCCTTACGTATTTACACTTCTGTATATAATTCATTGTTGCACACCAATAGAGGTATTTGA
- a CDS encoding sugar-binding protein — translation MRYILIIIIIISLSLNTFAQFHAVYIPEEKLSKMKMDGNMNDWNWMQPADFITTKSFNEFSFNAKVDPKNWDCKLAFGWSDVTNRLYIVALVYDNVRIANVITTKDAHWLNDNFEIMVFPTGNTIERSFVQYYFLVPFIDKNEEMNVGIGGKWLKSQLEWGWKILGDRSRPGYTIYEISMPIWDDWNARGIKFSKKHTLSANETIYLSIAANDLDNDKTKVMHWDTSPGRNCFSDPKDLSELTLDPPVSVNRSWNNIAKVLMPY, via the coding sequence ATGAGGTATATTTTAATAATAATAATAATAATTTCTTTGAGCCTGAATACGTTCGCTCAGTTTCATGCAGTTTATATTCCTGAAGAAAAGCTGTCGAAAATGAAAATGGATGGCAATATGAACGATTGGAACTGGATGCAGCCCGCTGATTTTATTACTACTAAATCGTTTAATGAGTTTTCGTTTAATGCTAAGGTGGACCCCAAAAACTGGGATTGCAAATTGGCATTTGGTTGGAGTGACGTTACCAACCGACTTTATATCGTCGCATTAGTTTACGACAATGTACGAATTGCAAATGTTATCACTACAAAAGATGCACATTGGCTGAATGATAATTTTGAAATTATGGTTTTTCCTACGGGCAATACGATTGAACGGAGCTTCGTTCAATACTATTTCTTAGTGCCTTTTATTGATAAAAACGAGGAGATGAATGTAGGAATTGGGGGCAAGTGGCTTAAATCACAACTTGAATGGGGATGGAAAATATTGGGCGACCGAAGCCGTCCCGGTTACACGATATATGAAATCTCGATGCCTATTTGGGATGATTGGAATGCCAGAGGAATAAAGTTCAGTAAAAAACACACGCTTTCAGCAAATGAAACAATTTATTTATCAATTGCTGCTAACGATTTGGACAATGATAAAACTAAAGTAATGCATTGGGATACGTCTCCTGGGAGGAATTGTTTTTCAGACCCCAAGGATCTTTCTGAATTAACCTTAGACCCGCCGGTTAGCGTTAATAGATCATGGAATAATATAGCTAAGGTCCTCATGCCATATTGA
- a CDS encoding LytR/AlgR family response regulator transcription factor, translated as MNCIIIDDEQHAIDLLTIYIQKIEHLKIIGTFNNPINAISFIEHNSVDLIFLDIEMPEISGLKFIKIIKKKIPIILTSAYKEYALEGFENEVLDYLLKPISFERLLQSVQRVKSAENDITSIVQNKFIVLKTDSKNKLLKIDLADIIYIEGLKNYLSVFTTQQRVISLLNLKSLEENLPTDSFIRTHKSFIISIAKVKLIDGNQVFLNGLERSIPISDSYRKKLFEVFRKNLIENK; from the coding sequence ATGAATTGTATAATAATTGATGATGAGCAGCATGCTATTGACCTTCTGACGATTTACATTCAAAAGATTGAGCATCTAAAAATAATAGGAACTTTTAATAACCCCATAAACGCAATTAGCTTCATTGAACACAACTCGGTCGATCTGATCTTTTTAGATATTGAAATGCCTGAAATTTCAGGGTTGAAATTTATTAAAATCATTAAAAAAAAGATTCCTATAATTTTAACTTCCGCTTACAAAGAATACGCGTTAGAGGGATTCGAAAACGAGGTACTGGATTACTTGTTAAAACCCATTTCTTTCGAACGCCTGCTGCAATCAGTACAACGAGTAAAGTCTGCAGAAAACGACATAACAAGCATTGTCCAAAATAAATTTATTGTTTTAAAAACAGATTCAAAAAACAAACTGCTTAAAATTGACCTTGCCGACATTATATATATTGAAGGGCTGAAAAACTATCTCTCGGTATTTACAACGCAACAAAGAGTTATATCACTGTTAAACTTAAAGTCATTGGAAGAAAATCTGCCTACTGACTCATTTATAAGGACGCATAAATCATTTATAATCTCGATTGCCAAGGTAAAATTAATTGACGGCAACCAGGTTTTTCTAAACGGGCTTGAGCGAAGTATTCCCATCAGCGACAGTTACAGGAAGAAACTTTTCGAAGTATTCAGAAAAAACCTGATAGAAAACAAATAG
- a CDS encoding O-antigen ligase family protein, with protein sequence MTRNNSAFVQKVIDYSLVAVFCFFPLSFNLSIGSFHDVSHPLLATNFSVSDLLIGLVLIVWIVKVIAYRQWRNVKYPPKEILLFILFGLLSVMNAVSLSQWVKEFVQLAEYFVLFYLLVINNFLSVNIRTVKYGIFILTTVLVIIAFVQDIILKSDYYLVRGLFINENVLGTYLCMVSPLVYIEILETKKLAVKVWTVAMLVLTSIVLLSGSAICAVLISLLVMSILHSRKTALYYVIVVIVFGVSYRWIMPEKNINRVRDFSSIYEQGQISENYYTRLAMIAASNKTEIFTREFGDKYLKLSTNFDFAERKLNVQKGDLYQEFNNKKAIKNRYLEMQASLILLTEFTPLGVGLGNFQDKIGMYYKGFPKVNTAEPEQHNQFLLIASTSGLLGLTSFLWILMSCFRINLKRYIANKQELFYLGLLGCLIAIFWEGCFSSLLSTALFVPFIFVICSSLTTFNHAKITT encoded by the coding sequence ATGACCCGTAATAATAGTGCATTTGTTCAAAAAGTGATAGATTACAGCTTAGTAGCTGTTTTTTGCTTTTTTCCATTGAGTTTTAATCTATCCATCGGCTCTTTTCATGATGTATCACACCCATTATTGGCAACAAATTTTTCAGTTTCCGATTTGTTGATAGGCCTGGTACTCATAGTATGGATAGTGAAAGTCATTGCTTATAGACAATGGCGCAATGTTAAATATCCACCAAAAGAAATTCTTCTTTTTATCTTGTTCGGCTTATTGTCGGTCATGAATGCTGTATCACTAAGCCAATGGGTGAAAGAGTTTGTTCAACTGGCTGAATATTTTGTTCTTTTTTACCTGCTCGTTATAAATAACTTTCTCTCTGTTAATATCCGGACAGTCAAATATGGCATCTTCATATTAACTACAGTATTGGTTATAATAGCCTTTGTTCAGGATATAATCTTAAAAAGCGACTACTACCTGGTAAGAGGACTTTTTATCAATGAAAATGTTTTAGGCACGTATCTGTGCATGGTATCGCCTTTAGTTTATATAGAAATACTGGAAACAAAGAAACTTGCTGTTAAGGTTTGGACGGTAGCAATGCTTGTTTTAACATCCATAGTATTATTATCTGGAAGTGCCATTTGTGCAGTATTAATTTCCTTACTGGTGATGAGCATTCTGCATAGCAGGAAAACTGCGCTTTATTATGTAATTGTAGTGATTGTATTCGGCGTTAGTTACAGGTGGATCATGCCAGAAAAGAACATCAACAGAGTAAGGGATTTTAGTAGTATTTATGAGCAAGGACAAATAAGCGAAAACTACTACACCAGGCTTGCTATGATAGCAGCGAGTAATAAAACAGAAATATTTACCCGTGAATTTGGCGATAAGTATCTGAAGCTTTCTACAAACTTTGATTTTGCAGAGCGAAAGTTAAATGTGCAAAAAGGAGATCTCTATCAGGAATTCAATAATAAAAAGGCCATTAAAAACAGGTATCTTGAAATGCAAGCGTCATTGATATTGCTAACCGAATTTACCCCTCTGGGGGTTGGATTAGGTAATTTTCAGGATAAAATTGGTATGTATTATAAAGGGTTTCCGAAAGTAAATACGGCTGAACCCGAGCAACATAATCAATTTCTTCTCATAGCCTCTACAAGCGGGTTGTTAGGGCTAACAAGTTTTTTGTGGATACTGATGTCCTGTTTCCGGATTAATTTGAAAAGGTACATAGCCAACAAGCAGGAACTGTTTTATCTGGGGTTATTGGGATGCCTTATTGCCATATTTTGGGAAGGCTGTTTTTCATCGCTGTTGTCAACTGCGTTGTTTGTACCGTTTATTTTCGTTATCTGCTCCTCATTAACAACTTTTAACCATGCTAAAATTACAACTTGA
- a CDS encoding lantibiotic dehydratase: MNFEFFPNLVLRTPAFPINKYETGENNLSELFENTYLMDAIAAASADFSKTCEMLKNGEISDDKKLLKIQITLLKYFNRMCHRATPFGAFASCSTLSWDKVSNVEIDSHNTAFHIHPDTLFLCRIIEEFELKFRTSLSYQLNSSVYKVGNEYRYYYYEIKNETKKHHINSVGATKELDFIYNLCQDNFVSYEQIIMLTCNYSDYDIVDVTELVVDLIDAQLLVSVLQPRLGEHDFLSQIITVLAELNISNPIEELNELISKLKAFKQDFPFTKSKGLLSSFLKKKKREFEKILNREIQGNPFQINSYKPSLKNSLDEKIKNQVLDAIHACQVLTVSTDPWLENIKEQIKHKFGTKPILLAHLFDPDLGITDPASNAIINFNDEILNELNPLASSAISRERETPIKELIKQFFNSKFDSNESSTSLTIHVSPDDLNELAEKIKLAPLPDTFPVMFKLINDATANVAIESAGGYSGTTLLGRFGNENNDILNILKEIAQFEKEKNKFLQIASVTHLPETQAGNVLRNPSLRDFEIPYLSASNLPSRYQLKISELEVQYKNNAIFLYSKKGGKQVFPKIDNAHNFKNNSLPIYRLLSSLQTQFTKANLNVVFKTYFKGTTFYPRIQYKSIVLQSAQWVLKEENLKPFRKITAIEQQIALFNTKCTFWGIPKKLLWVESDQTMFLNRDDEYSFSLLFNGMIRKKEITLREFHEPDADYVKDKDGSVYNHQFITIIKNNEQQQATEKQAEIRSITRSFPPGSEWCYIKIYCSVFFSDTLLSDLLYPLLKKWSDNAKIDTWFFVRYKDPDEHIRIRFRLTNLHFLSTLLEELNTCLASYQQQGFIPRIAIDTYERELERYNVPDYLVIEKYFEISSDFCIQVLMNKGIEHEIPLMLLSIKMIDEIYDLFSLTTEKKQTLSLKNSRAFQDEKNLTQDEKNILQKYYHTNIKKIRMVIENAPELPMIRPYLNLFHASNSFKSKLLEALKVTNEGLISSLIHMHFNRLFHVHQRVFEMIGYSIITKYYRSKLGPSDKESNMYDKTP; encoded by the coding sequence ATGAACTTCGAATTCTTTCCAAATTTAGTGCTGAGGACTCCCGCTTTCCCAATAAATAAATATGAAACAGGAGAAAATAATCTTTCTGAACTTTTCGAAAACACCTACTTAATGGACGCAATTGCTGCCGCGTCTGCCGATTTCTCAAAAACGTGCGAGATGTTAAAAAATGGTGAGATTTCGGATGATAAAAAATTATTAAAAATCCAAATCACGCTTCTTAAGTATTTTAACAGGATGTGCCATCGTGCAACGCCGTTTGGAGCTTTTGCCTCATGTAGCACTTTAAGTTGGGATAAAGTCAGCAACGTTGAGATAGATAGCCATAACACTGCATTTCACATACATCCAGATACCTTGTTTTTATGCCGCATAATTGAGGAGTTTGAGCTTAAATTCAGAACCAGCCTAAGTTATCAATTAAACTCGTCCGTTTATAAAGTGGGAAACGAGTATCGTTATTATTATTACGAAATTAAAAACGAAACAAAAAAGCACCATATCAATTCCGTAGGAGCTACTAAAGAATTAGACTTTATCTATAATTTATGTCAGGATAATTTTGTGTCGTACGAGCAAATCATAATGCTTACCTGTAACTATAGTGATTACGACATCGTGGATGTAACGGAACTCGTTGTCGATTTGATAGATGCTCAACTATTAGTAAGCGTTTTACAGCCGAGGCTTGGTGAACATGATTTTTTATCGCAGATTATTACGGTGCTTGCCGAGCTTAATATTTCTAATCCTATAGAAGAATTAAATGAGCTTATTTCCAAACTCAAAGCCTTTAAACAAGATTTTCCATTTACTAAATCGAAGGGCTTACTAAGCAGTTTTTTAAAGAAAAAAAAGAGAGAATTTGAGAAAATACTAAACAGAGAAATCCAAGGTAATCCGTTTCAGATTAACAGCTACAAACCTTCATTAAAGAATTCTTTAGACGAAAAAATAAAAAATCAGGTACTCGATGCTATCCATGCCTGCCAGGTACTGACAGTTAGCACCGATCCATGGCTTGAGAACATAAAGGAACAGATAAAACACAAATTTGGCACTAAGCCTATATTATTAGCTCATTTATTTGACCCTGACCTTGGAATAACCGACCCTGCTTCAAACGCGATAATAAACTTTAATGACGAAATTTTAAATGAGCTCAACCCTCTTGCTTCTTCTGCTATATCCCGTGAGCGTGAAACTCCGATTAAGGAACTGATCAAACAATTCTTTAATTCCAAATTTGATTCAAACGAGAGCTCTACCTCTTTAACCATCCATGTATCTCCCGATGACCTGAATGAGCTTGCGGAAAAAATAAAGCTCGCCCCCCTGCCCGATACTTTTCCTGTAATGTTCAAACTAATTAATGACGCTACTGCAAATGTTGCGATCGAATCTGCCGGAGGCTATAGCGGTACTACCCTTTTGGGGCGATTCGGTAATGAAAATAACGATATCTTAAATATACTAAAAGAAATAGCTCAGTTCGAAAAAGAAAAAAACAAGTTTCTACAAATTGCATCAGTAACTCACCTACCCGAAACACAAGCCGGTAATGTATTAAGAAACCCAAGTTTACGCGATTTTGAAATACCTTATTTATCAGCATCTAATTTACCTTCAAGGTATCAACTAAAAATCAGCGAATTAGAGGTTCAATATAAAAACAATGCAATATTTCTTTATTCAAAAAAAGGCGGGAAACAGGTATTTCCCAAGATTGATAATGCTCATAATTTCAAAAATAACAGCCTGCCAATTTATAGGCTGCTGTCATCACTTCAAACTCAATTTACCAAGGCAAATTTAAATGTTGTTTTTAAAACGTATTTCAAGGGCACAACCTTCTATCCAAGGATACAATACAAATCTATTGTTCTGCAATCGGCTCAATGGGTATTAAAAGAAGAAAACCTTAAACCATTTCGTAAAATCACAGCAATAGAGCAACAAATAGCATTATTTAACACAAAATGTACATTTTGGGGCATTCCCAAAAAACTATTATGGGTTGAAAGTGACCAGACAATGTTTTTAAACCGGGATGATGAGTATTCTTTTAGTTTACTTTTTAATGGTATGATAAGGAAAAAAGAAATCACTCTTCGTGAATTTCACGAACCGGATGCAGACTATGTTAAAGATAAAGATGGATCGGTCTACAATCACCAGTTTATAACAATAATAAAAAATAATGAGCAACAGCAAGCTACTGAAAAACAGGCAGAGATAAGGAGCATAACCCGATCTTTCCCCCCCGGCTCAGAATGGTGTTATATAAAAATATATTGTTCAGTTTTCTTCAGCGATACGCTTTTATCTGATCTGCTATACCCGCTTTTGAAGAAGTGGAGTGATAATGCAAAAATTGACACTTGGTTTTTTGTCAGGTACAAAGACCCGGATGAACATATCAGGATTAGATTTCGTTTAACAAACCTGCATTTTCTCAGTACTTTATTAGAAGAATTAAACACATGCCTGGCGTCATATCAACAACAAGGATTTATTCCAAGGATCGCCATCGATACATACGAGCGTGAATTGGAAAGGTATAATGTTCCGGATTACTTAGTTATAGAGAAATATTTCGAAATAAGCAGCGATTTTTGCATCCAGGTATTGATGAATAAGGGAATTGAGCATGAAATACCCTTAATGTTACTGAGTATAAAAATGATCGATGAAATTTATGACTTATTTTCTTTGACTACTGAAAAAAAACAAACTTTATCATTAAAAAACAGTCGGGCGTTTCAGGATGAAAAAAATCTTACTCAAGATGAAAAAAACATATTGCAAAAATATT